ACGCGATGGCCAGGGGGCAGGGTGCAGGTGAAGTCGTGGCTCAGGACGAAGCAGTCCGGTGGGATGCAGAGCTGCCCCTGGATGGCCGAGCTGACGCTGGGCATGTAGGGCTGTAACAGGACGGCCAGCAGGGATGCCATGTTCACCGCCACGCCGGTCACCGTGCCCGCGTGCTGCCTGCCGGGTAGGAAACCCTTCATCAacacccagctcccagcccctgccctctgccCATCCTCCCCCTTTCTCCTACCTGTCCTTTTCATCCCCCTTGATCCGCTTCCAGGGCTCATTCACCTGGATGTACTGGTTGCCATGGCGAGAGATGCTCAGGATACACCTCAGGGCATCACggatgctggaggggagaagCAGAGGGGGGCTGAGCACCTGCCGTGGGGCAGGTCTCTGCCCTTCCACCCTCGTGACAattcagctctgctccagccccaagCTTTCAGCTACCCACCGGACTTTCTCCAGCAGCTGGTGGTACTGGCGAAGCTCTAGGGTGACACGGGCCAAGAGCCGCTTGTCATCCGATGTCAGGACCATGTTGGGGACAGTACCACCAAAGAACTTGCACACAAACATGCCAGCTctggggagagaggcagagagcaggcatgagcacagcctggggagggagatgACCCCTGCTACCGCCGGAGCGTTTCAGAACCTGTTGATGAAGTTGCCCAGGTTGTTCAGCAGCTCCGAGTTGTTCTTGAGCATGAGGTCGCTCCAGGAGAAGGCACTGTCCTGCCCTTCGGGCCGCAGGTACAGCAGGTAGAAGCGCCAGATGTCCGCAGGGATGCCGGTGTCCTTGGCCATGTCCCCAAACACTCCCACGCCTCGGCTCTTGGAAAACTTCCCGTCCTCGTAGTTCAGGTACTCTGGGGAGGACAGGAGAGACCCCACCGTGGGGCCCAAGCATGGATCCGGCCCTctcccaggcagggagcagcccctCAACGCAGGAGGAAACTGTTAAAGCGCTCATAGGCTCGTGCTGAGCTCGAAGGGCAGTTTTGTGACTTTGCACGACAGACCGGACTGTTCCCAGTACTGCGGGGAAGCACggagacccccccgccccccatgaTCCCTGGTGACATTCCCAGTACCTGTAGCAATGAGGTGGTTCACCAGGGTGTAGTTGTCCTCCGCGCCCAGAAGCGAGCAGGGGAATACGACGCTGTGGAACGGGACGTTGTCCTTGGCCATGAAGTTGTAGAGCTCAACCTgacgggggggtggcggggggggagattGGTGGATCTTGGCATCCAGCTCTgtccctccctccaccctgcaGCAGCGCCAGGCTCTTACCTGCTGGGggttcttccaccacctctcccaCTGGTCGGTGTAGTTGGCCGTAATGGACAAGTAGCCAATGGGAGCGTCAAACCACACATAAAAaacctggggaggaggggaagaggaattACGCGAGCATGGGACCCACAGGCAGGGTGTGCCCGGGGACAGACACCGCAACCGAGGGGGCCAGAGGGGACCCACCTTGTCGCGGAAGCCATCCAGGGGCACAGGCGTGCCCCACTTCAGGTCGCGGGTGATGCAGCGGGGTTTGAGCCCATCCCGGATCCAGGAGCGAGTGATGTAGCGAGCATTGGCCGTCCAGTCCCCCGTGGCCCAggactgctccagccagggctccagccgctcctccagctgccagggAACACGTAGGGATGGGCAGCGGTAtcaggggctgccccatcccctccccgctcccccaggcGATGAAGCTCACCTTGGGGAGGTCCAGGAAGAGGTGCTGGGTTGGTTTCACCACGGGGACGCTCCTACAGAGTTTGCACTGTGGATTCTGTCAGGAGGAAAAACACGGGTTGGAGGAAGCCCAGGACAAGACTGGGGGtcccaggcagagcaggggggTGGTTTGTGGGGTGGGGCGGTCCCTAGAGAGATCCTGTCTCACCTTTAGCTCCACGGCATTGATGAGTTTGCCACATTTATCACATTGGTCGCCCCGGGCCTCCTCGTAGCTGCAGAAGGGGCAGGTGCCCTCCACAAAACGGTCGGCCAGGAACCGCTGGCAATTCTCACATCGCAGCTGCTCCACGGTGTCCTGCAGCAGGAAACCGCGGGCCAGCAGGCGCTGGAAGATGTCCTGGGCGATCCTGGtacaggagaggaagagaagaggggcAGCCCCATCAGGCAGGGAAGCCTGGGGAGCCATAGAGCACCTTCAGCCAGGGATGCCGGGGTCGCCCCCGACATTCCCCAGCACCAGTGCCCCCACGCGAGCCCGCAGCTGCTCACGTGGTCTGGTGTGGAGTGGTGGTGCGGCCGAAGTAGTCGAAGGAGATGTCGAACCAGCGGTAGATGTCAGCATGGATGGCGTTGTACTTGTTGCAGATCTCCTGGGGCGTCAGCCCCTCTTCCACAGCCTTGGTCTCAGTGGCTGTGCCGTACTCGTCCGTGCCACACACGTAGAGCGTGTTCCAGTTCCGCAGGCGGCAGTACCTGCAGGCAGGGGCTTGTGACACCCGTGCAGGTGTTGGGGgcggtgcagcccccccccccctcccggtgaTGATCCCCCGGCCCCAGGGAGCTTTCCCACAGCCAGGTCTCACCTGGCAAAGGTGTCGGCACTGAGGACGCAGCCAATGATGTTGCCGAGGTGGGGTACGTTGTTCACGTAGGGCAGAGCGCTGGTGATCAGGACGTTCCTCATGCCCTCCACAGGCAGCCTGACACGGACAGGGGCAGTCAGAGAAGGCACAAAGAGCAACAGGGCCACCCCGCGCCCAGAACAATGTGGGGCGCACCAGCTTGGGAGCCCCTACCAGGCCCCTCGGAGGTCTGGGACAGCCAGCCCTAGTGTCACCTTAGGACTCACACAGGTTTCTGAGGCTTCCAGGGCTTGGGCAGTGCTGCAGCACCACGGGCCCAGGCCTCCGCAGCAGCTGTGATTTCCTCCTCCGTCAGGGCACGCTCAGAACCTTCTTCCTCCTGTGGAGAAGGCTGGTCCCAGTGAGGGTCTGCGTGCCCACTGCCGCCAGCCCCACAGGGGCCCGAGCCCTGGGCCAGGGCTGCGCAGGGGGCCAGGGCTGCACCTCGGGCTCATTACTGGGGCCTCTctccatggccaggcagggcggAGGCTGCTTCTGCAGGTAGGACTTGAATTCCAGCAGCGCCTTGGGCATCAGAACGGAGTCGGCAGCTTTCCTGCATGCCTCCGAGAGCGTCATGCTCTGGAACCAGGTCCTCAGCGCCTGCAGCTCAACTTTGAGGGTGGGGGGgcgcagagagagagagagcgtgAGCACACAGCGTGATTCCTACAGCCATAGGAACGCGAGGAATGCTCTCCCTTGGCACCCCTGTTTCGCTCTTACTTGGCAGGCTGGTCTCGTCCCGGAGGATGGGGAACAAGGTACCCCACACAACCACATCAGCCACTGACTCGGTGTCCTGGGCCAGAGGAGCGGAGTCAGGCCTTgaggcagccccagcctcaggGCTCTGCCTCAGGGCTCTGcctcagggcaggcagcagcaagcTCAGCTCTCCAAGGAGAAGGgtcccccctgcctccccagcggtcagtctctccccaccccccgcacTCCGCAGTCCCACTCACCCCAGCGAGGTAGGCAGTGCCTCTCCTGGACAAATTCTGCTCGATGTGGGCCAGCAGCTTCCCCAGGGCTTCCGCCGCCTCCAGCCCCTTCTTGCCCTGCACCAGCTGAGCATACAGGGCCACCGAGGCAGCcggctgggagcaggcagagaCAGGAGGGGTCAGTttgggatgggggcgggggggtgagggggggtggtCCGTAGGCAGGGGAGAAGCTGCCGAACCCCTGGGGCACCCACCTGCAGCTCAGTAGCCTCCCACTCAAGCCACTGGTTGGTGAGGTCGGTGGGCTCTTCACCGTGGGCCAGGAAGAAGAAcctgggggggggagagaaaggagggggggatgaggaagggggggtggggtgaggaaggggggaggaggaagggggggtggaggggtgcaTGTGAGGGGAGGAGtggggggcgaggagggaggggCGAGGAAGGGGGGGTGAAGAAGAGGGGtggggggcgaggagggaggagccggggggggggggggaggaggggggaggtgaggaagggggggtgggggggtgaggaagggggGTATGAGGAGGGGGGGTGaagaaggggggtgggggcagggaggggggagcgtGAGGGGGGCGCGGGAGAGGGGTGcgaggagggggaggggaggaagagggggtgggggggtgaggaagggggGTGAAGAAGGGAAGGGGTGGTGAAGAAGGGGAgtggggggcgaggagggggaagtggggggggcaagggagggaggtgaggaagagggggtggggggggatgaggAAGGGGGCGGAGCTGGAGGCCGggggaccgcccccccccggccgtcGGTACTCACTGGCAGATGGCGTTCGGGGAGAAGAGGACGGTGCCGCTGTCCAGCTCCAGGGCGGGCGCCCACGGGGGGCTCAGCGGGGCGAGGGGCCGCTCTgcggggtgggggagagcaggcCCGtcagcccccgccgcggggcgggacTCACCGGGCCCGGTGCCGGGGGCTCCCTgccaggaagaggaagggagccgccgccgccgtcgccgtgGTCTCACCTGAAGGGCCGTCCCAGAGGAGCTgcaccggggcggcggcggcgccggcggccgccATCACCTtgagcgcggcggggccgcccgccgccagccgcaGCCGCATGGTGCCGGGCCGCGCGCGGGGCAGGCCGGAAGCGCCGCCCCGTCGGACTACAGCTCCCACAATGCCCCGCGCGGGGCACGCCGGAAGCGCCGCCCGTCGGACTACACCTCCCACTATGCCCCGCGCGGTGCCGCCCCCTAACTCTCGCGAGAGCGCCGGTCGCCATGGCGACGCGGGAACCGGCCCGCCCGGGTTGCCATGGCTGCTGggcgcggccgccgcctcccgtAGCACCCTCCGCTCCCGGCTCCGCAacgccgcccgcagcccccgccgacCCTGCGGGACACGCTCCGTGCCCGCTGGGAGGCTCCCCCTCGTCCTCCCCGGCGGTcccccccgtcctgccccgccgcggggcaAGGGCCTcgccgccccgtcccgtcctGTCACATGGCCCGGCGAGGTGTCCCCGCTGCGGGAGGGCCCGCCCCGCCACCCCGGCaggaccaggctggggagggacagcggggGAGTCACCGGCCTGCAGCGGGGGTCGGtgctggcacagccccccccgcccccacctcccCGCCCTTCCCCCCCGGTCCCCAGGAACCAGTAGGGCAGACAGAGCAAagggaagcggcggcgggcgTCGGGGAAGGGGTGGGACACCGCTGGGCTGGGGTCAGGGGTCCCGGGGCGAGGCtcattctcccccctccccgccctgggGCAGTGCAATTACCCTAattgccccggctgccccccccctccgcccccccgcccccccccggcagcaccgtGTGGGCAGAGCCGAAAGGTGCTTAGGGCCAAGCGGGGTCAAGCGGGGCCGCGGGTGCTAATCCCCGCACCCGTGGGTGCTCAGCCGGCCGGGGGTGGGCAGGACGCCGGGGTCCCCCGCCTGCACCCCAATGGGCACCTGCACCCCTCCCACCTCTCTGTCCCGGCATCACGTcctgcccgccggccccgcagTGGTGCCCCAGAGATGGTGAGTGTTATCTCCAGGTGTgggggggccaggctggggggggggcagggggaccgTGGAGCttgcggggggagcaggggggggctgCAGGTCAGGGAGTctcgggctgtggggctggggagcagggaatatggggtgggggggcttgCGGGCCTTGGAATGGGGCTGGGAGCCACAGGGCGGTGGGACGGGGATCAGGGGCTGGGGAGGCCGGAGGGCCATGGGATAAGGACCTGGGGCCATGGGGTCGCGGAGCTGaggccccccccagcaccaccccccagccccatgctgtGTGGAGTGAGGAAGCCGCAGCCTCGCTGCTtcctgctgcagccgctgctggGTTTCCTGCAGGTCCCCAAGCCCtggctgccccagcacccccagtcccCCAAGTTCCCTGTACCCTGGGGCCAGGCATtgcgccccccccggcccggcaccAGGAGCTGGGGCAACAGATGGTCCCTCCACTACTTGTGGACAGGATTGCCGTGGGGCATTGCCATGGCTGGGGGGGCAATCCATGGCCGTGAGGCAcagcctggccatggggcacGACATTGTCTGGTGAGTCCTGGCCCTGCAGGCAGGGTCCCCGCTACCACCCAGGGCACTGCTCGGCCCCATTCCAGCACAGCCTGCGGCCATGCCAGCCATGGGGCGCGGGGCGCGTCCACCCTGACCCCCCGGTCCTGTCCCCGGCAGATGGCGAGGGCCAGGCCGTAGCGTGTCGCCGGTGGTGAGGATGCTGGCAGGGCGGTGGCGGCTGgaggggcggcggtggcggcgcgcTGAGCCGGCCGTGGTGCTCCGCGCCCTCTACAACTACACGTACCGTGCCGAGGACGGGCGGCACGTGGCCATGGCTGCTGGCGAGCAGTTCCTGCTGCTCCACAAAGCCAACGAGGACTGGTGGCAGGTGAGACGGGCCAGCGAGCCCCGCTGGGCTCGGCCCTTCTTTGTCCCTGCTACCTACGTGGCTGAGCTGGACCCTGGTGACAGCGGGAGACGGAACACGCTGCCCCCCAGCCAGCCTGCAGGGTCGGGTGAGCAAAGCGGGGGGGCACagggccatggggcagggagacACAGGGTGGCAGGACACTGGGAGAGCAGAGCCATGGGATCTGAGGTGGGGGCAAGGGGTTGGGGGCATTAGGGGCATAGGATGAGGGGACACACCCCAGGGAGTCCTGGGCTGTGGGTCTGGGTGCACAAGGCTGGGGGAATAtcggggctgggggcacaggataaggggacagcggggggacagggctgggagacACCCAGGAGGGACGACGGGGGGCCAAAGGGCTGGGAGCGCAGGAGGTAGAAGGGGCACAGGGCTGCAGGCACTGGGAGGCACcagggacatggggctgggggtactgggggcagggggacactggggaaaaGAGGGTTGGGGCccagtgcggggggggggtcacctgCAGCCCAGAGCATCATTTCGGGTGGGTGGGTACCCCCATCTCTCCCCCCAGGCCTGCCACCACAGTACCGCTCACTGGAGGacctgcgtgtcccccccccggcccggccccaggAGGCCACGCTGGCCCCCACCCGCtgcaccagcaccagccagctGGCAGAGGGGGCCCTGCCCGCGccccccctggccctgccgcGGTGCCagtcccagcaggagctgggcactGGGGTGAGTGGGGGCCAGGTGACCCCAGAGGCCGccctgtgcccccagccctgctcccctcccccaaCCTCACCCCCCGCATCGCCCACCTGCACCCCCCAATTTGCCCCCCTGCATCACCTACCTGCACCCCCCATCCTCCCAacttcgccccccccccccaatccccccagcacccccaacccCGCCCTCGCTGCCACCGCTTCCTCGTCGCCGTGGGGCAGTGGAGgaagtgcgggggggggggggggaaggtggggggccgggggggccgagCCTcacgcagcggggccggggggggaccgGTGCTGCGCAGCCGGGGGCGGCAGGTGGGAGCGGGGtgccgggcccggcccgggggagcggcgcggggggagccggggggagcggggtggtggttgggggggggcggcAAACGGCTCCGGGGAAGCGATTGCAAAAGCCTGATCCGgactgggcagggctgggggggtgctgggaggcaAGGCAaggggtcagtgctggggggcttggtgggggctggggggcagggcAAGGGGActctggggggagctggggggcctGGGAGGGCAGGGCAAGGGGGCGCtgctggggggcttggggggttggggggtaaGGTAAGGGGGcactggaggggtggggggcagagcaggggggcactaggggggctgggcagggtgagggggggggcagggcatGCGAGGCACAGCGGCGGGCTGGGGGTGCGCTGTGGGCATCGTCcatatgcccccccccccccccaggtcccccccctGGGATCCGCCATGATCTACTGCAACCTTGAGGAGCTGCAGAGGGTGGGGGGCCAGGCCGACCCCCCCGTGCCAGCCGGCCCCCCCCTCCAGGTTTTGGGGGCCTGGGAGCGTCACCTGGACCCCAACACCGGCCGTTGCTTCTTCTACAACCCCCAAACTGGCGCGGCCTCCTGGAAGCCCCCCCGGCGGCACCGGGAGGCGGTGATcatggggggcagtgggggagttgggggggaaTACTGGGACCCcgccagcctctccccagctaTCTCtacacccccccatccctccctccccccccatatccccagtgtcccccctgctcccccatgTCTCCCCACCAAAGCGCATGCATCGTGCCCCCATGGCCCCTGACGTTCACTATATCCTCTTCACTTCGCCCCCCCCCAGCGGCCCCCGTGATTCCTCGATTCTCCCAAACTATTCCCCCAATATCTTCCCTCCCATCCCTTCCGcgtggccccccccccgccgccatcccgtGTGGTCCAGGTCCCCCTCACTGCCCCGCTtgtccctggcacagccccgctggGCTGCTGGCAGTTAGTGCCAGCGCTAattgcgggggggagggggtgagaCGGGGGGACAGTCCTGTGGGTCCTGGCCATGACATCCCCTGAAGCTGATCCatgtcctctgtgtcccctgcagggcctgcccccccccgccgagccccccagGACTACGGCACGCTGGAGCTCCAGGGATGCCGGGGTCCCCGGTGGCACCGtgagctgggggacagggagggggacggggcgggaactggagaggagggaggctggggggggggcacgggaggGGGTCAAAGCATGGATAGGtaatggggggcactgggaagggtaTGACGGGACGTCAGGGAGGACCCAGGCTGTGCCACCCAcgctgtcccctccccactgcAGGTGACCCACGGCCAGACCCTTGCCCAGCACAGCTTGGAGGAGCGGCCAgctgcccccccagctgcccccccatcctgcacccccgccctccccaccgTGAGTTACCCCAGGGccagggagggccgggggggtggcGCGGGGTGGGTGGGGGCAGTGCTGACCCTGTCCCCGCAGGAGGTGCAGAAGGCCGGGCAGCTCAACAGGACCAAGATCGCTGAGGGGGGCAGGAAGCTCaggtgggggacggggacggggggggggaaggaggggggggaatgtGCCaggctggggtccctggggggggtcaatcctggtgccaggctggggtcctgggggaggggaggggggggcgatTCTGGTGCAGGGGACTGTGACAgattggggtgctggggggggggggtcgtggtGCAATGGGCTGTGCCaggtggggggccggggcggggcgggtgcAGGGGACTGTGCCAGGTTGGGGTGCTAGGGGGGCTtcgggtgccgggggggggcttcaggtgctgggggcggggctggggtccctgggggggttctgGTGTAGGGGTTTCTGCCAAGCTGAGGGGACTAATCCAATCGGGGGGGGGTAATTTATGCCAGGGGGGCTGTGCCAGCTCAGGGGGGGCCTTCCAGCCTGGGGGGGCCATGCCAGCCTGGTCCACGGCTCTTCACAGCTGAGGGGCTCCAGACAAGCAATGTCCCTGGCACAAAAAGGCCCTTTTGGCTGTGCcagtctcggggggggggggggcgggacggacACGACGAAGGATCTGAGGCGCTGCCAGTGCCCAGATGGTGCCCGGGGCCTGTGTGGggctctgctggggtggggggaggggggggagacaACGACACCCAAGCCTGACCCCAGTCCTGGCTGGGGGAGGAGTTGGGGATgcccctcacctgctgcccccaGGAAGAGCTGGGGGGTCTCCTGGGTGGTTCTGGCCGGGAACAGCCTCATCTTCTACAAGGAACCCAAGGGACCGGCACCCACTGCCTGGGTGAGTGGGGgtcaggggggtgctggggcagcggggggggTGTCGGAGCATCGGGATGtatgcggggggtgggggaggggacgACAGCGGGTGGAGAGGGCTGTGGAAGAATACGGGGTGCTGTGTGTGGAGACACAAGGGGGATGGGGTGATggccggtgccccccccccccagtgccctgccAGCAGCCGCCCTGAGAGCAGCGTGGACTTGCGGGGGGCTGCCCTGGATTGGGCCCGCGACCTCTCCAGCAAGAAGAACGTCCTCCACGTGAgtggggggggaccccgggcTGGGCACGTGGGGATGCCCAAAGTGCAGAGCCCAggggccacgggggggggggggtctccgtAACAGTCCAAGGGTCACAGAGATCACCCGAAATGCAGCCcacagagaaggggaccccacagcCCAGCACGTACCAGAACCCCCAAAATGGGACGGGGTGGTGTAGGGAACCCCCTTGGGTTAGGGGCACCTCTGGAGCCCCCCACTGAGGGGGGGAGCAGGGCACCCCTGGAGTGCCTGGGTCCTCCTGGCCCCTGTAGGGGTTCCctgggggtccctgcacccccccacatCTTGctgcccccccgccagctccgcACTGTGACAGGCAATGAGTTCCTGCTGCAGTCGGACCAAGAGGCCACCATCCAGGAGTGGGCCCGGGCCATCCGGGGGGTCATCCACCGGCTGGTGAGTGCCTGGAGGGGGGCCGGGGAGTGCCCCGTggttgcccccagccccacatcgtCAACTGTCCCCTGTCCATCCCTCAGGATCTGGAGAACCCCATGGACATGCCTGCGGGGTGGCTGCGccggggggacattggggacctGGCGGAGCTCAGCGGGGACGAGGACGAGCTGCTGCGGGTCACTGAGGGAGCCGGGGCTCCAggtggggttggggggcggggagggtggAGAGGGGGGTGAGCAGGCCTCAGGGCTGCCATGACCGTGACCGTATCGGGGCCTGCTGtgcccccaggtgccccccacacccccgaCGCCTCGGAGAAGAAGCGGGTGAAGAG
The window above is part of the Chroicocephalus ridibundus chromosome 24, bChrRid1.1, whole genome shotgun sequence genome. Proteins encoded here:
- the MARS1 gene encoding methionine--tRNA ligase, cytoplasmic isoform X1, with the translated sequence MRLRLAAGGPAALKVMAAAGAAAAPVQLLWDGPSERPLAPLSPPWAPALELDSGTVLFSPNAICQFFFLAHGEEPTDLTNQWLEWEATELQPAASVALYAQLVQGKKGLEAAEALGKLLAHIEQNLSRRGTAYLAGDTESVADVVVWGTLFPILRDETSLPIELQALRTWFQSMTLSEACRKAADSVLMPKALLEFKSYLQKQPPPCLAMERGPSNEPEEEEGSERALTEEEITAAAEAWARGAAALPKPWKPQKPVLPVEGMRNVLITSALPYVNNVPHLGNIIGCVLSADTFARYCRLRNWNTLYVCGTDEYGTATETKAVEEGLTPQEICNKYNAIHADIYRWFDISFDYFGRTTTPHQTTIAQDIFQRLLARGFLLQDTVEQLRCENCQRFLADRFVEGTCPFCSYEEARGDQCDKCGKLINAVELKNPQCKLCRSVPVVKPTQHLFLDLPKLEERLEPWLEQSWATGDWTANARYITRSWIRDGLKPRCITRDLKWGTPVPLDGFRDKVFYVWFDAPIGYLSITANYTDQWERWWKNPQQVELYNFMAKDNVPFHSVVFPCSLLGAEDNYTLVNHLIATEYLNYEDGKFSKSRGVGVFGDMAKDTGIPADIWRFYLLYLRPEGQDSAFSWSDLMLKNNSELLNNLGNFINRAGMFVCKFFGGTVPNMVLTSDDKRLLARVTLELRQYHQLLEKVRIRDALRCILSISRHGNQYIQVNEPWKRIKGDEKDRQHAGTVTGVAVNMASLLAVLLQPYMPSVSSAIQGQLCIPPDCFVLSHDFTCTLPPGHRVGTVSPLFQKLENEQVEALRKRFGGGQAKQTPPASDPSPASAPLLPLGDPQLIQQLTEEVVKQGNHVRQLKANKAEKAQVDAEVAKLLELKKQLAVAEGKSPEVPVPKGKRKK
- the MARS1 gene encoding methionine--tRNA ligase, cytoplasmic isoform X2, which produces MRLRLAAGGPAALKVMAAAGAAAAPVQLLWDGPSERPLAPLSPPWAPALELDSGTVLFSPNAICQFFFLAHGEEPTDLTNQWLEWEATELQPAASVALYAQLVQGKKGLEAAEALGKLLAHIEQNLSRRGTAYLAGDTESVADVVVWGTLFPILRDETSLPIELQALRTWFQSMTLSEACRKAADSVLMPKALLEFKSYLQKQPPPCLAMERGPSNEPEEEEGSERALTEEEITAAAEAWARGAAALPKPWKPQKPVLPVEGMRNVLITSALPYVNNVPHLGNIIGCVLSADTFARYCRLRNWNTLYVCGTDEYGTATETKAVEEGLTPQEICNKYNAIHADIYRWFDISFDYFGRTTTPHQTTIAQDIFQRLLARGFLLQDTVEQLRCENCQRFLADRFVEGTCPFCSYEEARGDQCDKCGKLINAVELKNPQCKLCRSVPVVKPTQHLFLDLPKLEERLEPWLEQSWATGDWTANARYITRSWIRDGLKPRCITRDLKWGTPVPLDGFRDKVFYVWFDAPIGYLSITANYTDQWERWWKNPQQVELYNFMAKDNVPFHSVVFPCSLLGAEDNYTLVNHLIATEYLNYEDGKFSKSRGVGVFGDMAKDTGIPADIWRFYLLYLRPEGQDSAFSWSDLMLKNNSELLNNLGNFINRAGMFVCKFFGGTVPNMVLTSDDKRLLARVTLELRQYHQLLEKVRIRDALRCILSISRHGNQYIQVNEPWKRIKGDEKDRQHAGTVTGVAVNMASLLAVLLQPYMPSVSSAIQGQLCIPPDCFVLSHDFTCTLPPGHRVGTVSPLFQKLENEQVEALRKRFGGGQPEDLALEPQAKQTPPASDPSPASAPLLPLGDPQLIQQLTEEVVKQGNHVRQLKANKAEKAQVDAEVAKLLELKKQLAVAEGKSPEVPVPKGKRKK